From the genome of Pseudomonas yamanorum, one region includes:
- a CDS encoding Gldg family protein — translation MRTPLSASITIITLLLLFLAFNLVWALKLPTIRLDFSEHKIHTLSEPVRTLLASLERPVDLYFFNSSKHPQKSNAVKSYGKRVEWLLKEYEKAAKGKINLHLIDPKPFSEDEYKARLLGLDDQQGFFGLVGTSTAHGPHSIQAFSLDRESLLEYEISHLLHKVIHPEQPVIGLISTLPMDGERDEQSGLNTPPWQSLQALRRQFNLVSLEPGIEKIPEHVKTLMVVHPGKLPDPTLYAIDQFVLGAGKLMMFIDPLAGLDTSVTAPENPRLEALLSAWGIQMPANKVIADHDHATSVIMTTGQPAVRHPAALTLPRPAMAQDDMSTWKLHSVNVLSSGALAPTKKSRITFTPLLQSSGQAALFDAERFALPAQFDSLINEAAARGQQQVIAARIEGPAYSVFPDGISGRKAGLQKAAHIHVVVVADTDLLSDRVAGMLHDNHAPSGPSSDNAMFVLNTLDNLAAPDTLMNVRPRVGGGRSLQVLQAMREEAARAFQEKSAERAQRLEQTEKEWQLLNPRTLSLGAQAVPSNTLLQALNRERLRIPMEIQALKVQSYAEVHALERKVKLLNTLPVPLILCLIAWGIFLRRRRQHLPPAANH, via the coding sequence ATGAGAACGCCGTTAAGCGCCAGCATCACTATCATCACCCTACTGTTACTCTTTCTTGCCTTTAACCTGGTGTGGGCACTGAAACTTCCAACTATACGGCTGGATTTTTCAGAGCATAAAATCCATACATTATCCGAACCTGTACGGACACTGCTCGCCTCACTGGAGCGACCGGTTGACCTGTACTTTTTCAACTCAAGCAAACATCCGCAAAAATCCAATGCCGTAAAAAGCTACGGTAAGCGGGTCGAGTGGTTGCTCAAGGAGTATGAAAAAGCGGCAAAGGGCAAAATCAACCTGCACCTCATCGATCCCAAGCCTTTTTCAGAAGACGAATACAAAGCCAGGTTATTGGGGCTCGACGACCAACAAGGATTCTTCGGCCTTGTCGGCACCAGCACGGCTCATGGGCCACATAGCATCCAGGCATTCAGCCTGGACCGGGAGTCGCTGCTGGAATATGAGATCAGCCACCTGCTTCATAAAGTGATCCACCCGGAGCAACCGGTGATAGGCCTGATCTCCACGCTGCCAATGGACGGCGAACGGGATGAGCAAAGCGGCCTGAATACGCCTCCCTGGCAGTCATTGCAGGCGCTGCGCCGCCAATTCAACCTCGTTAGCCTGGAGCCAGGCATCGAAAAAATTCCCGAACACGTCAAAACCTTGATGGTGGTCCATCCCGGCAAACTGCCTGATCCAACCCTGTACGCGATCGATCAGTTTGTATTGGGTGCAGGCAAGTTGATGATGTTTATCGACCCGCTTGCCGGGCTGGATACCAGCGTCACAGCCCCGGAAAACCCCAGACTGGAAGCATTGCTGAGCGCCTGGGGCATCCAGATGCCCGCAAATAAGGTCATCGCCGATCACGACCATGCCACTTCAGTGATCATGACCACAGGCCAGCCCGCCGTGCGCCATCCTGCTGCGTTGACCTTGCCGCGCCCGGCGATGGCACAGGATGACATGAGCACCTGGAAACTCCACAGCGTCAATGTCTTGAGCAGCGGTGCCCTGGCCCCCACCAAGAAGAGCCGTATCACCTTCACTCCGCTGCTGCAAAGCTCCGGGCAAGCGGCCCTGTTTGATGCTGAGCGTTTTGCCCTGCCGGCGCAGTTCGATTCACTGATCAATGAGGCTGCCGCCCGTGGCCAGCAACAGGTCATCGCCGCCCGCATTGAGGGGCCCGCCTACTCTGTTTTTCCTGATGGGATCAGCGGGCGTAAAGCCGGCTTGCAAAAGGCTGCACACATCCATGTCGTGGTGGTCGCGGACACTGATCTGCTCAGCGATCGTGTGGCTGGAATGCTCCACGACAACCACGCGCCGAGTGGCCCCTCGTCAGATAACGCGATGTTTGTCTTGAACACCCTGGATAACCTGGCAGCGCCTGACACCCTGATGAACGTTCGCCCCCGAGTAGGTGGCGGTCGATCGCTGCAGGTATTACAGGCAATGCGCGAAGAGGCGGCACGGGCCTTCCAGGAAAAGTCCGCCGAACGTGCGCAACGCCTGGAGCAAACGGAAAAGGAATGGCAATTGCTGAACCCCCGGACGCTTTCCCTGGGGGCCCAGGCGGTACCTTCCAACACATTGCTGCAAGCACTCAACAGGGAACGCTTGCGAATACCCATGGAGATTCAAGCGCTGAAGGTTCAGTCATATGCCGAGGTTCACGCCTTGGAGCGCAAAGTGAAGCTGCTCAATACCCTGCCTGTACCGCTGATACTGTGCCTGATTGCGTGGGGTATTTTCCTGCGTCGCCGTCGCCAGCATCTGCCTCCTGCGGCGAATCACTGA
- a CDS encoding DoxX family protein, which translates to MSPLITRILSTRAGYGLTILRIFVGIIFAAHGSQKLFGWFGGGGLAGTAQWMESIGLAPGTLMAVLSGGTEFFAGLALIIGLLARPAALGLSIISLVAIFSVHIHNGLFMANNGYEFALALLGGTLAVLLEGAGKLSADRAITH; encoded by the coding sequence ATGAGCCCATTGATCACCCGCATCCTCTCCACCCGCGCTGGCTATGGCCTGACGATCCTGAGGATTTTTGTCGGGATCATCTTCGCCGCCCACGGTTCGCAGAAACTCTTTGGCTGGTTTGGCGGTGGTGGCCTGGCGGGCACTGCCCAGTGGATGGAAAGTATTGGCCTGGCCCCAGGTACCCTGATGGCGGTGCTGTCCGGCGGTACTGAATTCTTCGCCGGTCTGGCGCTGATCATTGGCTTGCTGGCGCGTCCTGCGGCTCTGGGCTTGTCGATCATCTCCCTGGTGGCGATTTTCTCGGTGCATATCCATAACGGTTTGTTCATGGCCAACAACGGTTACGAGTTCGCCCTGGCGTTGCTGGGCGGTACGCTGGCGGTGTTGTTGGAGGGGGCTGGCAAATTGTCTGCCGACCGGGCCATCACTCACTGA
- a CDS encoding MltF family protein produces the protein MIRPSALLMLCLTLLLPMAAVARLDGPLEVTKPGKVRDLAQIRSSRTLRVLVNQSRNSSGEVQGQAIGVEYHRLRGFEQYLNGHARDGEEISLKIIPKAKDQLIGALARGEGDLVAPGELLDMKAAHKIATSDPIASDVPLWLVGLKGERRFTKLEQLSGRTLALTTGSAASDAINQVNQKLALHKLPPVKVEWVDPSLAVEDVLEMVQAGIFHLTIVERPIAERWAKILPKLRFDRQVAISEPGEEYWFVRQDASMLRASIDRFLKTYHTPSDQDVAFQRIYRRLYQVRYPLARADRQRLEKLRPVLQKHAREQGMDWLNLAALAFKESALDPGARSSGGPTGLMQITPSAAQRVGINNIESLDSNVQAGARYLAMIRRKFFSSPKLNERERMAFVLAAYNMGPERVQGMRAEARRRGLNPNQWFFQVERIAMEQVGMSGVSYVNSVNKYYLAFDRERESLEPAAPRVASRK, from the coding sequence ATGATCCGACCCTCGGCGTTGCTTATGTTGTGCCTGACGTTACTGCTGCCCATGGCCGCGGTTGCGCGTCTGGACGGGCCGCTGGAAGTCACCAAGCCCGGCAAGGTCCGTGACCTCGCGCAGATCCGCAGCAGCCGCACCTTGCGAGTGCTGGTCAACCAGAGCCGTAACAGTTCCGGCGAAGTCCAGGGCCAGGCCATCGGTGTTGAATACCACCGCCTGCGTGGTTTCGAGCAATACCTCAACGGCCACGCCCGTGACGGTGAGGAGATCAGCCTCAAGATTATTCCCAAGGCCAAGGACCAATTGATCGGCGCGTTGGCGCGCGGTGAGGGTGACCTGGTGGCCCCCGGCGAATTACTGGATATGAAGGCCGCTCACAAGATTGCCACCAGTGACCCGATTGCCAGCGACGTGCCGCTGTGGCTGGTAGGGCTCAAGGGTGAGCGGCGGTTTACCAAACTCGAGCAATTGTCCGGGCGCACGCTGGCCTTGACCACCGGCAGCGCTGCGTCGGACGCGATCAACCAGGTCAACCAGAAGCTGGCGCTGCACAAGTTGCCGCCGGTGAAGGTGGAGTGGGTCGACCCCAGCCTGGCGGTGGAAGACGTGCTGGAGATGGTCCAGGCCGGGATTTTCCACCTGACCATTGTCGAGCGACCGATTGCCGAGCGCTGGGCGAAGATCCTGCCCAAGCTGCGGTTTGACCGGCAGGTAGCCATCAGTGAGCCGGGCGAAGAATATTGGTTTGTGCGCCAGGATGCTTCGATGCTGCGGGCCAGCATTGATCGTTTCCTCAAGACTTACCACACGCCGTCCGATCAGGACGTGGCGTTCCAGCGCATCTATCGCCGCCTGTACCAGGTGCGTTATCCATTGGCCCGTGCTGACCGCCAGCGCCTGGAAAAACTGCGTCCCGTGCTGCAAAAGCATGCCCGAGAACAAGGCATGGACTGGCTGAACCTGGCCGCGTTGGCGTTCAAGGAATCGGCCCTCGATCCCGGCGCCCGGAGCAGCGGCGGCCCCACCGGGTTGATGCAGATCACCCCGTCGGCGGCCCAGCGGGTTGGGATCAATAACATCGAAAGCCTGGACAGCAATGTGCAGGCCGGCGCGCGGTACCTGGCGATGATCCGGCGCAAGTTTTTCTCAAGCCCCAAGCTCAACGAGCGCGAGCGCATGGCGTTTGTGCTGGCGGCCTACAACATGGGGCCGGAGCGGGTCCAGGGAATGCGTGCCGAAGCGCGGCGGCGGGGGCTTAACCCAAACCAATGGTTTTTCCAGGTTGAGCGCATTGCCATGGAGCAGGTGGGAATGAGCGGTGTCAGCTATGTTAATAGCGTGAACAAGTATTACCTGGCGTTTGATCGGGAACGGGAGTCGTTGGAGCCGGCAGCGCCGCGAGTTGCGTCACGGAAATAA
- a CDS encoding TatD family hydrolase, translated as MQLIDIGVNLTNPSFDEKHQAVLDRAYAAGVSQLVLTGTSVDGSEQALELCQQLDESGQRLFATAGIHPHSASDWNAESARRLRGLLKESRVRAVGECGLDFNRDFSPRPQQEKVLEEHLALAVELKLPVFLHERDANQRLLEILRDYRDHLSAAVVHCFTGEQRALFSYLDLDLHIGITGWICDERRGTHLHPLVREIPRGRLMLESDAPYLLPRTLRPKPKNGRNEPAYLPEVLREVALHREETVEDLAQHSTACARAFFGLPVPD; from the coding sequence ATGCAACTCATTGATATCGGCGTCAACCTGACGAACCCAAGTTTCGACGAAAAGCACCAGGCCGTTCTCGACCGCGCCTACGCCGCCGGGGTGAGCCAATTGGTGCTCACCGGCACCAGTGTTGACGGCAGTGAACAGGCCCTGGAACTGTGCCAGCAGTTGGACGAAAGCGGCCAACGCCTGTTCGCCACCGCCGGTATCCACCCCCACTCCGCCAGTGACTGGAACGCCGAGAGCGCCAGGCGCCTGCGCGGTCTGCTCAAGGAAAGCCGGGTACGGGCGGTGGGTGAATGCGGGCTGGACTTCAACCGGGATTTCTCGCCGCGCCCTCAGCAGGAAAAAGTCCTTGAAGAACACCTGGCCCTGGCCGTGGAACTGAAACTCCCGGTTTTTCTTCATGAGCGTGACGCCAACCAGCGCCTGTTGGAAATCCTGCGGGACTACCGTGATCACCTGTCAGCCGCCGTGGTGCACTGCTTCACCGGCGAGCAGCGCGCGCTGTTCAGCTACCTCGACCTGGACCTGCACATCGGCATCACCGGCTGGATCTGCGACGAGCGCCGTGGGACGCACCTGCATCCGCTGGTCAGGGAAATTCCCCGTGGTCGTCTGATGCTGGAAAGCGACGCGCCCTACCTGCTGCCCCGCACCTTGCGGCCCAAGCCCAAAAACGGTCGCAACGAACCCGCCTATTTGCCGGAAGTCCTGCGGGAAGTCGCCCTGCACCGTGAAGAAACCGTGGAAGACCTGGCGCAACACAGCACAGCCTGCGCCCGCGCCTTTTTTGGATTGCCTGTGCCGGATTGA
- a CDS encoding methyl-accepting chemotaxis protein, which yields MGAWLSNISLKYKFWAVNAVAFITTLLLVLYAVQLEQQARSQASQASAQAQARLLSAWPAGQPLPKGEHWLTYAKGKVPQLGDEDLSALATASGWVDFNHMPLFGENPLMGAEVISRADGQQVAVLAYGPSLSQVFEDRFANYAVAVMILMLAMLGASQLLIRFLLSQLNTLKDVMLHVEKTGDLSARVPLACKDEVGQMASAFNAMQAGYQRVVNTVARTAKQLDDGAARLASSMNEVQHGMLGQQSETDQAATAINEMTATVYHIAQHAGATRDLSQTADTLAGSGQEVVSRVQRSIAGLSTGVQQTAEMIQKLAEDSQKINSVVGVIHSIAEQTNLLALNAAIEAARAGEMGRGFAVVADEVRNLAKRVQSSTDEITRMVSALQAGTRDAVDFMQESSFKADDCVQQAQEAGIALAEITGAVAQMRESNTQIAVAAEQQSHVAEEMNRAVVSIRDVTENTVQQTVDSATTSNELATLAGELSKAIGQLKL from the coding sequence ATGGGTGCCTGGCTTAGCAACATCTCACTGAAGTACAAATTCTGGGCCGTGAACGCGGTCGCCTTCATCACCACCCTGTTGCTGGTGCTGTACGCCGTGCAGCTCGAACAACAGGCCCGCAGCCAAGCCTCCCAGGCTTCGGCGCAAGCCCAGGCGCGCTTGCTCAGTGCCTGGCCCGCCGGCCAACCGCTGCCCAAGGGCGAGCACTGGCTGACCTATGCCAAGGGCAAAGTCCCACAACTGGGCGACGAGGATCTGTCAGCCCTGGCCACCGCCAGTGGCTGGGTGGACTTCAATCACATGCCGTTGTTCGGCGAAAACCCGCTGATGGGCGCCGAAGTGATCAGCCGCGCCGACGGTCAGCAGGTCGCCGTGCTGGCCTACGGACCCAGCTTGAGCCAAGTCTTCGAAGACCGTTTCGCCAACTACGCCGTGGCGGTGATGATTCTGATGCTGGCCATGCTCGGCGCCTCACAGCTGCTGATCCGCTTTCTGCTCAGCCAGCTCAATACCTTGAAAGACGTGATGCTGCACGTCGAAAAAACCGGCGACCTCTCGGCCCGCGTGCCCTTGGCTTGTAAAGACGAGGTCGGGCAGATGGCCAGTGCCTTTAACGCGATGCAGGCGGGTTATCAGCGAGTGGTCAACACCGTCGCGCGCACTGCCAAGCAACTGGACGACGGCGCCGCACGCCTGGCCAGCAGCATGAACGAGGTGCAACACGGCATGCTCGGCCAGCAAAGCGAAACCGACCAGGCCGCGACTGCAATCAACGAGATGACCGCCACCGTCTACCACATCGCCCAGCACGCCGGCGCCACCCGCGACCTGTCCCAGACTGCCGACACCCTCGCCGGCAGCGGCCAGGAAGTGGTCAGCCGGGTGCAGCGCTCGATTGCCGGGCTGTCCACGGGTGTGCAGCAGACCGCCGAAATGATCCAGAAACTGGCCGAGGACAGCCAGAAAATCAACAGCGTGGTCGGGGTGATTCACAGCATCGCCGAACAGACCAACCTGCTGGCCCTCAACGCCGCCATTGAAGCCGCCCGCGCCGGCGAAATGGGCCGGGGCTTTGCCGTGGTTGCCGACGAAGTACGCAACCTGGCCAAGCGAGTGCAAAGCTCCACCGATGAAATCACCCGCATGGTGTCCGCCCTGCAAGCCGGCACCCGGGACGCGGTGGATTTTATGCAGGAAAGCTCGTTCAAGGCCGACGACTGTGTGCAGCAGGCGCAAGAGGCCGGGATTGCTCTCGCCGAAATCACCGGCGCCGTGGCGCAGATGCGTGAGAGCAATACGCAAATTGCCGTGGCGGCCGAACAGCAAAGCCATGTGGCCGAGGAAATGAATCGGGCGGTGGTGAGCATCCGTGACGTCACCGAGAACACCGTGCAACAAACCGTGGACTCGGCCACCACCAGCAATGAGCTGGCGACCCTGGCCGGAGAACTGAGCAAGGCCATCGGACAATTGAAGCTGTAA
- a CDS encoding acyl-CoA thioesterase: MRFSDLLDAARNHPLDVSIPAEWAQGRATFGGLVVALEYEALRAQVPADRPLRSLAITFVGPVAPDVPARYEVEVLREGKAVSQLLGRVVQNGETMTLVQASFGASRPSQIDVAAEPAPTFKHWDECQELPYVKGVTPEFMRHLAMRWSVGGLPFTGNKSREMGGWVRLRGDVKEEPLTEAHILALVDAWPPSVLPHLTQPAPGSTLTWTIEFVQPLQTLSTLDWCQYRVHIEHARDGYGHAAAQLWSPDGQLIAISRQSVVVFA, translated from the coding sequence ATGCGCTTTAGTGATTTGCTCGACGCTGCCCGCAACCACCCGCTGGACGTTTCGATCCCGGCCGAATGGGCCCAGGGCCGTGCCACGTTCGGCGGCCTGGTCGTGGCGTTGGAGTACGAGGCCCTGCGTGCGCAGGTCCCGGCGGATCGCCCGTTGCGTTCGCTGGCGATTACCTTTGTCGGCCCCGTGGCGCCGGATGTGCCTGCCCGCTACGAAGTCGAAGTGCTGCGCGAAGGCAAGGCTGTCAGCCAGTTGCTGGGCCGTGTGGTGCAGAACGGTGAAACGATGACTTTGGTGCAGGCCAGTTTTGGCGCGTCGCGGCCGTCGCAAATCGACGTCGCCGCTGAACCCGCGCCCACCTTCAAACACTGGGATGAGTGCCAGGAGCTGCCCTACGTCAAAGGGGTGACACCGGAATTCATGCGGCACCTGGCGATGCGTTGGAGCGTCGGCGGGCTGCCATTCACCGGTAATAAATCCCGTGAGATGGGCGGCTGGGTGCGCTTGCGTGGCGACGTGAAAGAAGAGCCCCTGACCGAAGCGCATATCCTCGCGCTGGTCGACGCATGGCCACCTTCGGTGTTACCGCACCTGACCCAACCAGCACCGGGCAGCACCCTGACCTGGACCATCGAGTTCGTCCAGCCGTTGCAAACCCTCAGCACCCTGGACTGGTGTCAATACCGGGTCCACATCGAGCATGCCCGCGACGGCTACGGCCATGCGGCTGCGCAGCTGTGGAGCCCCGACGGCCAGTTGATTGCTATCAGTCGCCAGTCGGTGGTGGTGTTCGCCTGA
- a CDS encoding CHAD domain-containing protein — protein MAALVDQLVAQVIGLEVGLLSCQARLAAVTDDEALHDLRTTVRRLRSLLRPLRGLPGVEQLEQAASGVGQLTTPFRDREVLAAYLHQHGHHEAAERRIRQQPATYRSVAQGPELAQLLLILEAFPRFIRASQRQKLLKGLRTRIEKRLAKQWKKLGEALHDPNHDRHRLRLLIKRVRYAAEAYPELDKLPPKAVSRLKAAQGALGDWHDCWQWLAQAGHEPDLQPCVSGWHRTMAEAEGQADRVLDKLSADCFA, from the coding sequence ATGGCAGCGTTGGTCGATCAGTTAGTCGCTCAGGTCATCGGCCTGGAAGTAGGGTTACTGAGCTGCCAGGCGCGCCTCGCCGCCGTCACGGACGACGAGGCCCTGCACGATCTGCGCACCACGGTACGGCGCTTGCGCAGCCTGTTGCGGCCATTGCGCGGGTTGCCCGGTGTCGAGCAGCTCGAACAGGCCGCCAGTGGCGTGGGCCAACTGACCACGCCGTTTCGCGACCGTGAAGTGTTGGCGGCGTACCTCCACCAGCATGGCCATCACGAAGCAGCTGAGCGGCGTATACGGCAGCAGCCAGCCACCTACCGCTCGGTGGCGCAAGGGCCGGAGCTGGCGCAACTGCTGTTGATCCTCGAAGCATTCCCCCGCTTTATCCGCGCATCCCAACGGCAGAAATTGCTCAAGGGTTTGCGCACCCGCATTGAAAAACGCCTGGCCAAGCAATGGAAAAAACTCGGCGAAGCGTTGCACGATCCCAACCATGACCGCCATCGCCTGCGCCTGTTGATCAAGCGTGTGCGTTATGCGGCCGAGGCTTATCCCGAGCTGGATAAGCTGCCCCCCAAAGCGGTGTCCCGTCTCAAGGCCGCCCAAGGCGCCCTCGGCGATTGGCACGACTGCTGGCAATGGCTGGCGCAAGCCGGGCACGAACCTGATTTGCAGCCGTGCGTATCCGGCTGGCACCGCACCATGGCCGAGGCTGAAGGGCAGGCGGACCGTGTGTTGGATAAACTGAGCGCCGACTGCTTCGCTTGA
- a CDS encoding patatin-like phospholipase family protein has protein sequence MKKRVALVLGSGGARGYAHIGVIEEIEKRGYDIACIAGCSMGAVVGGIYAAGKLDEYRNWIESLDYLDVLRLVDVSFRLGAIRGEKVFGQIRKIVGEINIEDLRIPYTAVATDLTNQQEIWFQEGCLHQAMRASAAIPSLFTPVMQGNRMLVDGGLLNPLPIVPVVSSHCDLIIAVNLNSTNQKQYKLPVIQRPPAFRSRFDNLVRSLGSHLPFRRKQAEQLLMLEQEALLAQAADINPWLDSAEPEAQQPAAAPEKAGAPKSATGSFIIDNVGPASLLDLINQSFEVMQTSLAQYKIAGYPPDILINVPKRVCRFFEFYKAPELIALGREIASDTLDRYESEQH, from the coding sequence ATGAAGAAACGTGTTGCATTGGTGCTGGGCTCCGGTGGCGCTCGGGGCTACGCCCATATCGGCGTGATCGAGGAAATCGAAAAACGCGGCTATGACATCGCCTGCATCGCCGGCTGTTCCATGGGTGCGGTGGTGGGTGGGATCTATGCTGCGGGCAAGCTGGACGAGTACCGAAACTGGATCGAAAGCCTCGATTACCTGGACGTGCTGCGACTGGTCGACGTGAGCTTTCGCCTGGGGGCGATTCGTGGCGAAAAGGTGTTCGGGCAGATCCGCAAGATCGTCGGCGAGATCAATATCGAAGACCTGCGCATCCCCTACACCGCCGTGGCCACCGACCTCACCAACCAGCAGGAAATCTGGTTCCAGGAAGGCTGCCTGCACCAGGCCATGCGCGCTTCGGCGGCAATTCCCAGCCTGTTCACCCCGGTGATGCAGGGCAACCGCATGCTGGTGGACGGCGGCCTGTTGAACCCGCTGCCGATCGTACCGGTGGTGTCCAGCCATTGCGACCTGATCATTGCGGTCAACCTCAACTCTACCAACCAGAAGCAGTACAAGCTTCCAGTGATCCAGCGTCCGCCGGCGTTCAGGAGCCGCTTCGATAACCTGGTGCGTTCACTGGGTTCGCACTTGCCGTTCCGGCGCAAGCAGGCCGAGCAGTTGTTGATGCTGGAACAGGAAGCGCTGCTGGCCCAGGCCGCCGATATCAACCCGTGGCTGGACTCTGCCGAACCCGAGGCGCAACAACCGGCGGCGGCACCGGAAAAGGCCGGGGCGCCAAAGTCGGCGACCGGCTCGTTCATCATCGATAACGTGGGGCCCGCGTCGCTGCTGGACCTGATCAACCAGAGCTTCGAGGTGATGCAGACGTCATTGGCGCAGTACAAGATCGCCGGGTACCCACCGGATATTCTGATCAACGTGCCAAAGCGGGTGTGCCGGTTTTTCGAGTTTTACAAAGCGCCGGAGTTGATCGCGCTGGGCCGGGAGATCGCCAGCGATACCCTGGATCGGTACGAGAGCGAGCAACACTGA
- a CDS encoding response regulator, producing MSQTATILVIDDEPQIRKFLRISLASQGYKVIEAGTGNEGLAQAALSKPDLLVLDLGLPDMDGQQVLREFREWSTVPVLVLSVRASEVQKVEALDNGANDYVTKPFGIQEFLARVRALLRQAPAGEAQEAALRFGPLTVDLAYRRVLLDGVEVALTRKEYAVLAQLARHPGRVITQQQLLKDIWGPTHTEDSHYLRIVVGHLRQKLVDDPTQPRFIVTEAGVGYRLLNTEA from the coding sequence ATGAGCCAGACTGCGACGATTTTGGTCATTGACGACGAACCGCAGATCCGCAAGTTCTTGCGTATCAGCCTGGCCTCCCAGGGCTACAAAGTGATCGAGGCCGGCACCGGCAACGAAGGCCTGGCCCAGGCCGCCTTGAGTAAACCGGACTTGCTGGTGCTCGACCTCGGCCTGCCGGACATGGACGGCCAGCAGGTGCTGCGCGAGTTTCGCGAGTGGTCCACGGTGCCGGTGCTGGTGCTGTCGGTGCGGGCCAGCGAAGTGCAAAAGGTCGAGGCGCTGGACAACGGCGCCAACGACTACGTGACCAAGCCGTTTGGCATCCAGGAGTTTCTCGCGCGGGTGCGGGCATTGTTGCGCCAGGCGCCGGCGGGGGAGGCCCAGGAAGCGGCATTGCGTTTTGGCCCGTTGACTGTAGACCTGGCCTATCGGCGGGTGTTGCTGGACGGTGTCGAAGTGGCGCTGACCCGCAAGGAATACGCGGTGCTGGCGCAACTGGCCCGCCATCCCGGGCGGGTGATTACCCAGCAGCAACTGCTCAAGGATATCTGGGGCCCGACCCATACCGAAGACAGCCATTACCTGCGGATTGTGGTGGGCCATCTGCGCCAGAAACTGGTAGATGATCCGACCCAGCCACGGTTTATCGTGACTGAGGCCGGGGTGGGCTATCGGTTGTTGAACACCGAAGCTTAA